A stretch of DNA from Paenibacillus albus:
TGATCGGTCTGCGCCGCGAGACCATTAACCGGCTGCTGCGCGCACAGTCAAAGCCTTAGCTCGTTACCCTTTTGCGTGCTGCTGCTGCTGCGACTGAGGCTGCGCGGCAGGTTCTGCCGTTTCCAAGCTGCCTGCCGGACCGAAGAACTCATAGTGGATGTCCGCGCTGTTAACCCCCAGCTCCTTGAGCAAGCCATTAACCGTCCGCATGAACGGAACGGGACCACAGAAGTAGAATGCCGCATTCGTCGTCGGAATCACTTTCTTAAGCCATGGAAGATCGATATAGCCTTCTTTGTCGTAAGTTTGCAGCTCCCGGTCACGAGACGTCGGCTTATTGTACACAACGTGGACGGCTACTTGCGGGTGACGTTCAGCCAGTTCCTTCACCTGCTGCTTAAGCGCATGGACGTCGCCGTTCTGAGCAGCATGAATGAAGATCACTCTCCGCTGTGGATTGGCAGCCGTGACTGTATTCAGCATGCTGACTAGCGGCGTCTGGCCAACCCCGCCGCTCATCAGGACTAGCGGCCGAGCTTCCTCTTGATCAAGCGTGAAGTCGCCTGCCGGAGCCGACAGCCAAAGCACATCCCCGGACTGAACCTGCTCGTGCAAATGTACGGATACTTTTCCAGCAGGTTTATCTTGGAGTGCCTCTTCCCGCTTCACCGTAATTCGGTAATAAGGCTTGCCTGGCGCGTCGGATAAGCTGTATTGGCGAATATGCGTATTGGCTTCACCCGGAATGTCCAGCTTCACACTCACATACTGCCCCGGCTCAAAAGTCGCCATAGCTCCTCCATCCTGAGGTACCAAGTAGAAGGATGTAATTACGTCGCTCTCGACTACCTTTCGTTCCACGCGGAAAGCCCGATAATCCGCCCAGCCGCCCTGCTGCTGTTCCGCTGCCTCGTACATGCTTGCTTCTACTTCAATGAACACATTCGCAATGACGCCATAAGCTTCAGCCCACGCTCCGAGAATTTCATCTGTCGCCGCATCTCCAAGCACATCTTTGATTGCCGTAAGCAGCATTTCTCCAACAATCGGATATTGCTCTGGCTTCACGCCGAGGCTGCGGTGCTTATGCGCGATCTGCTTCACCGCCGGCAGAATCATCTCCAGCTTGTCGATATGCAGCGCCGCTGCATAGACCGCATTCGCAAGCGCCGTCTGCTGCTTGCCCTGGCGCTGATTCGCGTGATTGAACAGGTTCAGCAGCTCTGGATAACGAGTAAACAACAATTCGTAGAAACGTTTGGTAATCGCAGTTCCATAAGTTTCGAGCACCGGCACGGTCGATTTGATGATTTGGATCGTTTTATCGTTTAGCATGGCTTACTCCCCGCTTTCATTTGCTTGGTCTTGTTATGACTCAAGTATAGCGAGAGCTGATGCCTGGCCGATGTGATTATAATCACAACGTTTCGAAACGATCTGTGACAACATAACAAAGAGCCCTCCAACAGCTCGAGGACTCTTCATAAAATTAACGCGGTTTGCGCGAGGTAAGTATGGTCAGCGCGAACTTCGGCAGCACGAGCTGTCTGCGCCAGCGGGACGGCTGTTTGAGCAGCCTATATAACCACTCCACATTGAGCTTCTGCCAAATAACCGGCGCGCGCTTCACTTTGCCGGCGATGACGTCGAGACTGCCTCCAACGCCAAAAGCAACCTTTGCTTTAATCCGGCTCTTATGCTTATAAATCCACTTCTCCGCGCCAGGTGCGCCAAGTGCCACGATCACCATATCCGGGCGTTTCTGCTCGATATCCGCGACAATCGCTGCTTCCTGCTCTGCATTGAAGAAGCCGTTATGTCGTCCTGCGATTGTGACGCCCTGATAACGTTCTTGAATAATGCCTACTGCCTTCGCGTTCGTCTCTTCATCCGCACCGACGACGTACAGCGAGAAAGGCTGGTTCTTCGCCCCTTCCAGCAGCCTAACGAGCATATCATAGCCCGTTACCCGCTCCGGCACATGGTCACCTTGCCATCTGGCAGCGAGCACAACACCGATTCCGTCCGGCGTAATCAGGTCTGCCGCTTGCACAATCGCGCGCAGCTCCGCGTTCGTTCTTGCTGCCATCACGATTTCCGGGTTGGCCGTAATTAAGTGGAACAACGGCTTGTCCGTGCTCGCCAGCTGCTTCTGCAGCAGCTTCACTGTATCATCCATCGTTCGTTTCGAGAACGGGACGCCCAAAATATTAATGGTATCCATTTATGGTAACCTTCCTTTGCACGCTCTTCTTGTTGTCCATTGTAGCATAAAGGCGAAATCTGTTAAAAGCTAGCTAGTCGAACAAGCCGGCAATCCACCTGATAAAATCTCCGACGATCGGAACGAGCCCAAAGCCGTGTTCTCCGATCGCGACCACGCCGTATACACGTTCGCCTATCGCTACGACGCCAGCTACATGCTCTCCAAGCGCGACAGCGCCCAGCGCATATTCGCCGATTCCAACTGCGCCAACAGCGGACTGTCCAATGGCGACCGCACCGACGGCCAGATCGCCGATTGCTACTGCTCCCGCTGCCAGTCCATTGCCAATTGCAACTGCACCGAGTGCAAGCACGCCGCCAACCGCAACCGCGCCGAGCGAAATCACCCCGAGCGACACGCCGCCTGCCGCAACGACCCCCACTGCGATATCGCCGAGCGCAATAAGTCCAAGCGCGATTTTTGGCTTACCCGTCCCAGCGCTTGTGCGTATGCTAATAATCGGGAACTTTGAAGTCGGCCACTGGTAGTCGATCTCTTCGTTTCCTCTGCCAATATAACGGTTAAATCGAAGCAGTCGTTTCCACTCGAACATGTAAACACCTCCCGCGACAATCCTTGATTCAAGCTGCTTTTCCAAGCGTATACTAATTTCAAAAGGGCAACAACTGCTTCTGCACGGATTTAGATTATTTTTAACGTCGGGAAATAGCAGGGGATTGGATCTGGAGATCCGCGGGATCGTGGGTTCTTTTTTTGTTCGGCTTGGCTTCGATGCAACCTTCTTGTCTTATATGCTGTCTATACTGGCATAGACATCCATATTAGGGAGGAAAATTACATGCCTCAGGTTAGATGGCTCAAGCGTAGCCTTGCCGCAGTACTCTTGTCAGCAAGCACTGCTCTCGCCGTACCTGCTGCTATGGCAGCGCCAGTTGCTGTAACAACGCCTGCTGTTGTCTCAGCGTCAGCAATAACTTTTCAATCACAGGATATTGCAACCGTTCAGATGAGACATTCCGATATGACCTATGTTCCATTATTCGGCTCGCGCGAGACTGACAAGGCTTCAATCAAAAAAGTGACGGATATTATGAACCGACTGATGAGCAAGGCTGAACCGGATACGGAATCGGCGTCGCTGGACAGCATGGCGATTTTTTTCTCAACCAAAGTGAATGCCACACTGACGGATGGTAACACATTCGGAATACTGATTAGCGGAGCGGATAAGCTATACTTCGACTATGCAGGCAACGACTACATGGCGAAGGACGCCGCAGCAGTGACTGAACTGAACAAGCTGCTTATTGCGCCGGACCAGACGGAGTACAGCACAAAGAAGCCTCAGATTGGGCAGCCTGTCCATATAAAAGGCAATGACGCTTTCAGCGAGCAAGGCATCCTACGCCTCTTTATCAATGAAAACGGGAACTTCGGCGGCTTAACTTCGGCTAGCGGCGTGTACTACCCTTCTCGCCAAGCGCTGCTCATCTACGAAGCGCCAATAACGCAAGGACGATATGACTTCACCTTCACGATGCCCGCCTATGGCAAAGCTTTAGACGGTTCGCTCAAACCGCTAAGCCTCGGCAAAAGGTGGATCTACTACGATACGGGCAGCTTAGCCAGTTCGACGGAGATGAATGTTACAGCACCGGCTAAGCCGATGCTATCCATTAACGGTATTCCGGTAAGCAATCCCGCGATGCAGCCCGTCGTTCAGAACGGCATCATGCTGCTGCCGATGCGGGCGCTCGCGAATGCGCTCAGTTGGCCGATTAATTGGGACGCCGCTCACAAAGCAGCTCTGCTCGGCGCAGTTCAGCCAGGCAGCGGGGCATTGGAGAAAGCTGGCGGAGGCTCGCTCTCCGTCTGGGTGAACGGGAAGCAGCTTACGGGGGCTGGCTCTAAGCCAGTGCTGCTGCACGGCGCGGTATATCTGCCACTGCGCGCTACGGCGGTGGCCTTCGGCAGCGCGGTCGATTGGACGCAAGCTGTACGCAGCGCCAACTTAACCGTGAAACCGCTGCTGATTGCGACGGATAAGTATGCTTCTGACGCGAGGAAGCTCGCCATTGCGAAGAGTATCAACGCTTATGTGACCGCGCTCAATGGCCGCGATACGGTTGCGCTGAAGGCGCTGTTCACGAAGAGCCGCGAGGTGCAGCCGCCTTTCGAAGCTATCGGGCAGCGACTCATCACGAGCGTGAAGATCGATTCGTTCATGGATCGTCCGAGCGGAGCAATGCTAGCTGAAGTGTCGTTCACGTACTTGTTCGACCCGAATGCCCAGCAGCAAGGCGGTCGAGGAATTGTATTCGTGCAAGAGAACGGCGCATGGAAGATCTCCGATGTTGACTAAATGATAAGAGCCGTTCATCCATGGGCTGATTGCCCATGGATGAACGGCTCTTTTATCGGTTAATGACTCCCGGCTTGCGTTGCGATTTGCCAGCGTACGCCATAACGGTCCATCACCCGACCAAACAGGGTACCCCAGAACATGCGCTCGAGAGGCATCATGATTTTGCCGCCATCCGCCAGCTTGTAGAACACGGCTTCTGCTTCTTCATCGGTCTCAAACTCCATCGTCAGATCAAGCCCGTTGCCGCGCTCAACTGGTCCTGCATCAGCCATATAGAACAGCAATCCGGCCGCTTGAAGCACAAGATGCATCACGCCATTATCATCATCCTTCGATGCGCCAGGCATTTCGCTGTACGTTTGAACACTAAGAATCTCGCCGCCGAGAGCCTCCGCGTAGAAGCCCGCCTGCTCCCTTGCGTTATCGGAATAAATGTATGGACGAAGCTTCGTCATCTCTAACGCCTCCTTATGAAAAGTTGCCCAAGTTGCAATAGCTCAAGTGTAGCAAAATGAGAGGTGGGGATAAAGTTCAGAGACTGTAAAAGGGGACTCCGTACTGGATTGGCATGCATATTGCAGGCGGGAGAGGCAGCATTCAGGGAGTATTTGTCCTCTCAGCTGGTGGAGCGCCGATTGTCGGCTGCTATTCGTGGTGAGAGCACGTATTTGTGCTCTCAGTTTGTGCGAGCGCCACATCCGAGTTCGGAGTTTGGCTAACGAATCGCACACACCTTATTCGCGCCAAAATAGCGTCATTAATACTGTAACGAACTGAGGTAGCACTATTGGGCGGATTATCGATGTAAATCGGCTCCTTTGCTGCAAATAGCGTCATTCCAGTTCGTTACAACTCCCAAACCCTCCAAACCGGCCCAATAACGTTCGCTGGGTTCGTTAGCACAGGGAGCTGACTCTTAGTCAGCGGAGTTTGTGCATATTTGACTTAACGGAAGGTGCCTGGGCAGCCCGGATAAAGGTGAAGGTGCCTGGGTTTGAGCGGTGAGAGAGGCTTTCCCCTCTCTCGTGTGCTTATCTTGGCCATTTCGTGCTGTTTTACCTCGTTTCGCTTGGCGAGAGAGGCTTTCTCCGCTCTCGTGTGCTTATCTCGGCCATTTCGTGTGCTGAGAGAGGCTTTTTCCTCTCTCAACGTCACCTCGCGCGGATCAACCACCGCTGCGAGTGATCCAGAAGCGCTTCACGACGTTGCCGTGAGCTTCGGTGAAGCTCGACTCGTACTGGCCGCCGCAGCCAAGAATGGTGCGTTCCGAGCCAATGTTGCCATCGTCGCAGCAGACGAGCACTTCGCGGATGCCCAGCGCGTCGGTCTTTTGCAGCGCTTGTGCAAGAATCTGGGACGCGTAGCCTTTGCGCCGCTCTGACGGAATGACGCCGTAGCCGATATGACCGCCGCTCTCAAGCAGCTTCTGGTTCAATCTGTGACGGATGTTGACTGCTCCAACCACCTTGTCCGCTTC
This window harbors:
- a CDS encoding stalk domain-containing protein is translated as MPQVRWLKRSLAAVLLSASTALAVPAAMAAPVAVTTPAVVSASAITFQSQDIATVQMRHSDMTYVPLFGSRETDKASIKKVTDIMNRLMSKAEPDTESASLDSMAIFFSTKVNATLTDGNTFGILISGADKLYFDYAGNDYMAKDAAAVTELNKLLIAPDQTEYSTKKPQIGQPVHIKGNDAFSEQGILRLFINENGNFGGLTSASGVYYPSRQALLIYEAPITQGRYDFTFTMPAYGKALDGSLKPLSLGKRWIYYDTGSLASSTEMNVTAPAKPMLSINGIPVSNPAMQPVVQNGIMLLPMRALANALSWPINWDAAHKAALLGAVQPGSGALEKAGGGSLSVWVNGKQLTGAGSKPVLLHGAVYLPLRATAVAFGSAVDWTQAVRSANLTVKPLLIATDKYASDARKLAIAKSINAYVTALNGRDTVALKALFTKSREVQPPFEAIGQRLITSVKIDSFMDRPSGAMLAEVSFTYLFDPNAQQQGGRGIVFVQENGAWKISDVD
- a CDS encoding VOC family protein, with product MTKLRPYIYSDNAREQAGFYAEALGGEILSVQTYSEMPGASKDDDNGVMHLVLQAAGLLFYMADAGPVERGNGLDLTMEFETDEEAEAVFYKLADGGKIMMPLERMFWGTLFGRVMDRYGVRWQIATQAGSH
- a CDS encoding GNAT family N-acetyltransferase, which gives rise to MAKLVKPSTELKESYMAFYEEWIASGEDIVPWVVSVDPSDFDAYVRELNEAHLEEKLQEGWVPGSTYWLLDEADKVVGAVNIRHRLNQKLLESGGHIGYGVIPSERRKGYASQILAQALQKTDALGIREVLVCCDDGNIGSERTILGCGGQYESSFTEAHGNVVKRFWITRSGG
- a CDS encoding WecB/TagA/CpsF family glycosyltransferase — protein: MDTINILGVPFSKRTMDDTVKLLQKQLASTDKPLFHLITANPEIVMAARTNAELRAIVQAADLITPDGIGVVLAARWQGDHVPERVTGYDMLVRLLEGAKNQPFSLYVVGADEETNAKAVGIIQERYQGVTIAGRHNGFFNAEQEAAIVADIEQKRPDMVIVALGAPGAEKWIYKHKSRIKAKVAFGVGGSLDVIAGKVKRAPVIWQKLNVEWLYRLLKQPSRWRRQLVLPKFALTILTSRKPR
- the hmpA gene encoding NO-inducible flavohemoprotein, whose product is MLNDKTIQIIKSTVPVLETYGTAITKRFYELLFTRYPELLNLFNHANQRQGKQQTALANAVYAAALHIDKLEMILPAVKQIAHKHRSLGVKPEQYPIVGEMLLTAIKDVLGDAATDEILGAWAEAYGVIANVFIEVEASMYEAAEQQQGGWADYRAFRVERKVVESDVITSFYLVPQDGGAMATFEPGQYVSVKLDIPGEANTHIRQYSLSDAPGKPYYRITVKREEALQDKPAGKVSVHLHEQVQSGDVLWLSAPAGDFTLDQEEARPLVLMSGGVGQTPLVSMLNTVTAANPQRRVIFIHAAQNGDVHALKQQVKELAERHPQVAVHVVYNKPTSRDRELQTYDKEGYIDLPWLKKVIPTTNAAFYFCGPVPFMRTVNGLLKELGVNSADIHYEFFGPAGSLETAEPAAQPQSQQQQHAKG